The following coding sequences are from one Myxococcus guangdongensis window:
- the infB gene encoding translation initiation factor IF-2, giving the protein MSKKRVHEIAKELKGHGIELDNKEVVNELSALGYDVKSHSSSLDDDQATAAVQKILDKRKPKQAAPPVTAKGFVVRRKVGPPAGSPGDGGFESQSADAGYEGVPESAPPEAPPQAATHTIEAAAPTVEEPPRHVEPPAPVVESAPAPVAETAPVAAAPVTPPATPVAESPAPVAPPVAAEAPKAPVEAPRAPVAPPAAAAQPRPPSQESTHLPQPPPRSPVPPTVRTPSSPSSSATVVSRGPAPGYGQRSGPPGNRPGGPGGPGGRPGGPGGPGGRPGGPGGPGGRPGGPGGPGGRPGGPGGRPSYPSYQGQGARPGQGPVRPSTSPTAQASAGGTAAPQGPTIMVGGVPHAQVTPTGGQARPTATQAVVISRPLIQVRRVTPTAGQAKQYPMAPGRAGIPERREYKVVPDHLGRGRELVDVSKNKERGQRKRTSGDTTSVSKQELTDMVWGRVTIPIRGKKRKPTKKGAKTQITQMAEEKKVIKLQEGISVSDLGQRMGVRTAEIIKKLMGQGKMATANQMVDADTAEILATDYGWKVERVGFEVEDYLPEVEARPEDERPRPPVVTIMGHVDHGKTSLLDAIRSANVASGEAGGITQHIGAYSITTARGDVTFLDTPGHEAFTSMRARGANVTDIVVLVVAADDGVMPQTVEAIKHAKAAEVPIVVAINKMDVPGANPDRVKKDLANHELTPEEWGGDTIMVPVSAKTKQNLDLLLENLALQAEVLELTSNPNRPSVGAIIEAKLDRGRGPVATVLVQEGTLKLGDAVVTGSHYGRVRAMNNSRGEQVKEVKPGYCAEVIGLSGVPSAGDAINVVADEKAAKQIAEHRNMKERQTELSKVSRESLEQLFAKTKAGGGPKELRVVIKADVQGSAEAVKQAVQKLSTHKVKVEIVHTGVGAITEGDVMRAAASKGVVLGFNVNPESGAEAAAKAQEVTLQSYSIIYELIDGVRSQMEGLLEPIRTEKKLGRAEVRNTFNVPRLGTIAGAAVLDGVMKRGAFVRLMRENKQLFSGKMASLRRFKDDVKEVAQGFECGIGIESFNDLKAGDIIEAYEIEETRQSLT; this is encoded by the coding sequence ATGTCGAAGAAGCGCGTCCACGAAATCGCCAAGGAGCTCAAGGGCCACGGCATTGAGCTCGACAACAAGGAGGTCGTAAACGAGCTGTCCGCGCTCGGGTACGACGTCAAGAGCCATTCGTCCTCCCTCGATGACGACCAGGCGACCGCCGCCGTCCAGAAGATCCTGGACAAGCGCAAGCCGAAGCAGGCCGCGCCCCCCGTGACGGCGAAGGGGTTCGTGGTGCGCCGCAAGGTGGGCCCGCCCGCGGGTTCGCCCGGTGACGGGGGTTTCGAGTCCCAGTCGGCCGATGCCGGGTACGAAGGTGTGCCCGAGTCCGCGCCGCCCGAGGCTCCGCCCCAGGCCGCCACCCACACCATCGAAGCGGCTGCGCCGACCGTCGAGGAGCCCCCTCGCCACGTCGAGCCGCCCGCTCCCGTCGTCGAGTCGGCTCCCGCCCCCGTGGCGGAGACGGCTCCCGTCGCCGCCGCGCCCGTGACTCCGCCCGCCACCCCGGTGGCCGAGTCGCCCGCGCCCGTCGCACCCCCTGTCGCAGCCGAGGCCCCCAAGGCCCCGGTCGAGGCGCCTCGCGCGCCTGTCGCCCCTCCCGCTGCCGCCGCGCAGCCTCGTCCCCCTTCTCAGGAGAGTACCCACTTGCCCCAACCCCCTCCGCGCTCGCCGGTTCCGCCGACTGTCCGGACGCCTTCCTCCCCGTCTTCGTCCGCGACGGTCGTGTCCCGAGGCCCCGCGCCGGGCTATGGGCAGCGGAGCGGTCCTCCGGGCAATCGCCCGGGCGGCCCCGGTGGTCCGGGTGGACGTCCCGGTGGTCCGGGTGGTCCGGGTGGACGTCCCGGTGGTCCGGGCGGTCCGGGTGGACGTCCCGGTGGTCCGGGCGGTCCGGGTGGGCGTCCCGGTGGTCCGGGCGGTCGTCCCAGCTATCCGTCGTACCAGGGCCAGGGCGCGCGTCCCGGCCAGGGCCCGGTGCGTCCCAGCACGTCTCCGACGGCGCAGGCCTCGGCCGGCGGCACGGCGGCGCCCCAGGGTCCCACCATCATGGTGGGCGGTGTTCCCCACGCGCAGGTGACCCCGACGGGTGGCCAGGCGCGGCCCACGGCCACGCAGGCCGTCGTCATCTCGCGCCCGCTCATCCAGGTGCGGCGCGTGACGCCCACCGCGGGTCAGGCCAAGCAGTACCCCATGGCGCCGGGCCGCGCGGGCATCCCCGAGCGGCGTGAGTACAAGGTGGTCCCGGACCACCTCGGCCGTGGCCGCGAGCTGGTGGACGTCTCCAAGAACAAGGAGCGGGGCCAGCGCAAGCGCACCAGTGGCGATACGACCAGCGTGTCCAAGCAGGAACTGACGGACATGGTCTGGGGCCGCGTCACCATCCCCATCCGTGGCAAGAAGCGCAAGCCCACGAAGAAGGGCGCCAAGACGCAGATCACCCAGATGGCCGAGGAGAAGAAGGTCATCAAGCTGCAGGAGGGCATCTCCGTGTCCGACCTGGGCCAGCGCATGGGTGTGCGCACCGCGGAGATCATCAAGAAGCTGATGGGCCAGGGGAAGATGGCCACGGCGAACCAGATGGTGGACGCCGACACCGCGGAGATCCTCGCCACCGACTACGGGTGGAAGGTCGAGCGCGTGGGCTTCGAGGTGGAGGACTACCTGCCCGAGGTGGAGGCCCGTCCCGAGGACGAGCGTCCGCGCCCGCCGGTCGTCACCATCATGGGCCACGTCGACCACGGCAAGACGAGCCTCCTGGACGCCATCCGCAGCGCCAACGTGGCGTCGGGCGAGGCGGGCGGCATCACCCAGCACATCGGCGCGTACAGCATCACCACCGCGCGCGGTGACGTCACCTTCCTGGATACCCCGGGTCACGAGGCCTTCACGTCCATGCGCGCCCGCGGCGCCAACGTGACGGACATCGTGGTGCTGGTGGTGGCCGCCGACGACGGCGTGATGCCGCAGACGGTGGAGGCCATCAAGCACGCGAAGGCGGCCGAGGTGCCCATCGTCGTCGCCATCAACAAGATGGACGTGCCCGGCGCCAACCCGGACCGCGTGAAGAAAGACCTGGCCAACCACGAGCTCACCCCGGAAGAGTGGGGCGGCGACACCATCATGGTGCCCGTGTCGGCCAAGACGAAGCAGAACCTGGACCTGCTGCTGGAGAACCTGGCGCTGCAGGCCGAGGTCCTCGAGCTCACGTCCAACCCGAACCGTCCGTCGGTCGGCGCCATCATCGAGGCCAAGCTGGACCGCGGCCGTGGCCCGGTGGCCACGGTGCTGGTGCAGGAGGGCACGCTCAAGCTGGGCGACGCCGTCGTCACCGGCTCGCACTACGGCCGTGTTCGCGCGATGAACAACAGCCGTGGCGAGCAGGTGAAGGAAGTCAAGCCGGGCTACTGCGCGGAGGTCATCGGCCTGTCCGGTGTCCCCAGCGCGGGCGACGCCATCAACGTGGTGGCGGACGAAAAGGCGGCCAAGCAGATCGCCGAGCACCGCAACATGAAGGAGCGGCAGACCGAGCTGTCCAAGGTCAGCCGCGAGTCCCTGGAGCAGCTGTTCGCCAAGACGAAGGCGGGCGGTGGACCCAAGGAGCTGCGCGTCGTCATCAAGGCGGACGTGCAGGGCTCGGCGGAGGCCGTCAAGCAGGCCGTCCAGAAGCTGTCCACGCACAAGGTCAAGGTGGAGATCGTCCACACGGGCGTGGGCGCCATCACCGAGGGCGACGTGATGCGGGCGGCCGCCTCCAAGGGCGTGGTGCTCGGCTTCAACGTGAACCCGGAGTCCGGCGCGGAGGCCGCGGCCAAGGCGCAGGAAGTCACCCTGCAGAGCTACTCCATCATCTACGAGCTCATCGATGGGGTGCGCTCGCAGATGGAGGGCCTGCTGGAGCCCATCCGCACGGAGAAGAAGCTGGGCCGCGCGGAGGTCCGCAACACCTTCAACGTCCCCCGCCTGGGCACCATCGCCGGCGCGGCGGTGCTGGATGGTGTGATGAAGCGTGGCGCCTTCGTTCGCCTCATGCGCGAGAACAAGCAGCTGTTCTCCGGCAAGATGGCGTCGCTGCGGCGCTTCAAGGACGACGTCAAGGAGGTCGCGCAGGGCTTCGAGTGCGGTATCGGCATCGAGAGCTTCAATGACCTCAAGGCCGGCGACATCATCGAGGCCTACGAGATCGAGGAGACCCGGCAGAGCCTCACCTAG
- a CDS encoding DUF503 domain-containing protein, whose protein sequence is MFVGVARLTLQIPESGSLKSKRQVLRRVMDRVKARFNVAMAEVEDQDLWQKATLALSVVGNERRHVDEQLEKVIHFIEEMYVAPLMSRETEILAFGDQLFAGGPSQASSLGAKSARQVLDEEDEALSPEEAAAESEAAIARFLRGERASLAEAEGLGDWERRHDGDNDGGPGTGRPSPSGGGRMTLDEARVRARALRNPRDWEKK, encoded by the coding sequence ATGTTCGTGGGTGTCGCACGTCTGACCCTCCAGATTCCGGAGAGCGGCTCGCTGAAGTCGAAGCGGCAGGTGCTCCGCCGGGTGATGGACCGGGTGAAGGCTCGCTTCAATGTGGCCATGGCGGAGGTGGAGGACCAAGACCTCTGGCAGAAGGCCACGCTCGCTCTCTCGGTGGTGGGCAATGAACGCCGCCATGTGGACGAGCAGCTCGAGAAGGTCATCCACTTCATCGAGGAGATGTACGTCGCCCCGCTGATGTCGCGGGAGACGGAGATACTCGCCTTCGGAGACCAGCTCTTCGCGGGAGGCCCTTCGCAGGCTTCCTCGCTCGGGGCGAAGTCCGCGCGGCAGGTGTTGGACGAGGAGGACGAGGCGCTGTCTCCGGAGGAGGCGGCGGCCGAGTCGGAGGCGGCGATTGCCCGCTTCCTCAGGGGTGAGCGGGCTTCGTTGGCGGAAGCCGAGGGGCTGGGAGATTGGGAGCGCCGTCATGACGGCGACAACGACGGTGGCCCCGGTACGGGCCGCCCGTCTCCGTCGGGCGGTGGACGGATGACGCTGGACGAGGCACGGGTTCGAGCCCGCGCCCTGCGCAACCCGCGAGACTGGGAGAAGAAATGA
- the rbfA gene encoding 30S ribosome-binding factor RbfA has product MTTHSRPERVGQEIQAALGALLARGELRDPRIGFITITGVKVSPDLRVARVFYSMMGTAEERSETQKGLEAAKGFVRRAVTEAVNLRVSPEVFFSFDESVGEGDKIDRLLREVRSKEGW; this is encoded by the coding sequence ATGACGACGCATTCCCGACCTGAGCGAGTGGGGCAGGAAATCCAGGCGGCCCTCGGGGCCCTGCTCGCGAGGGGCGAGCTGAGGGACCCCCGCATCGGCTTCATCACGATTACCGGCGTGAAGGTCTCCCCGGACCTTCGCGTGGCCCGTGTCTTCTATTCGATGATGGGCACGGCGGAGGAGCGCTCCGAGACGCAAAAGGGGCTGGAGGCGGCCAAGGGCTTCGTGCGCCGCGCCGTCACGGAGGCCGTGAACCTGCGGGTGTCGCCCGAGGTCTTCTTCTCCTTCGACGAGTCGGTCGGCGAGGGAGACAAGATCGACCGTCTGCTGCGCGAGGTCCGGAGCAAGGAAGGCTGGTAG
- the truB gene encoding tRNA pseudouridine(55) synthase TruB: MDGVLVIDKPTGPTSFDVVRQVRSLLKLKKVGHTGTLDPMATGVLPLCLGEATKVAGFITEGDKAYDATVRLGAETDTQDAEGQVTARAPVPSLTPALLEAALARFRGPFEQVPPMYSAVKVAGKRLYELARAGEEVERAARQVTVYELVLRDFSADRLHLSVRCSKGFFVRTLAFDLGRALGCGAHLEALRRTSSGPFTLARALPLTDVASLAKEGLLAPRLVSLSDALVDMPEVRVNADEARRVSHGVPVEVPASLKPGRVRVMGPDGALLAVAEGVGGRLRYLRVLV, translated from the coding sequence ATGGACGGCGTCCTCGTCATCGACAAGCCCACTGGCCCCACGTCCTTCGACGTGGTGCGACAGGTGCGCTCACTGCTCAAGCTGAAGAAGGTGGGCCACACGGGGACCTTGGACCCCATGGCCACCGGGGTGCTGCCCCTGTGTCTGGGGGAGGCCACCAAGGTCGCGGGCTTCATCACCGAAGGCGACAAGGCCTACGACGCCACGGTGCGCCTGGGCGCGGAGACGGACACCCAGGACGCGGAAGGCCAGGTGACGGCCCGGGCGCCTGTGCCCTCGCTGACGCCCGCGCTGCTGGAGGCCGCGCTCGCGCGCTTCCGGGGGCCCTTCGAGCAGGTTCCGCCCATGTATTCGGCGGTGAAGGTGGCCGGCAAGCGGCTGTACGAGCTGGCCCGCGCGGGTGAAGAGGTGGAGCGCGCCGCCCGGCAGGTGACGGTGTACGAGCTGGTGCTGCGCGACTTCTCCGCGGACCGGCTCCACCTGTCCGTGCGTTGCTCCAAGGGCTTCTTCGTGCGCACCCTGGCTTTCGATCTGGGCCGCGCGCTGGGCTGCGGGGCGCACCTGGAAGCGCTGCGTCGCACCTCCAGCGGGCCCTTCACGCTGGCGCGGGCGCTGCCCCTGACGGACGTGGCGTCCCTGGCGAAGGAGGGCCTCCTGGCCCCCCGGCTGGTGTCGCTCTCCGACGCGCTGGTGGACATGCCCGAGGTGCGGGTGAACGCGGACGAGGCGCGCCGGGTCTCCCACGGCGTCCCGGTGGAGGTGCCCGCCTCGCTCAAGCCGGGGCGCGTGCGGGTGATGGGACCGGACGGCGCGCTGCTCGCCGTGGCCGAGGGCGTGGGGGGGCGGCTCCGCTACCTGCGGGTGCTCGTCTAG
- the rpsO gene encoding 30S ribosomal protein S15, whose translation MSLHQERKSELVTKFRTHESDTGSPEVQVALLSERINMLTEHFKTHKKDHHSRRGLLKLVGQRRRLLDYLKSKDVTRYKKLIEGLGIRK comes from the coding sequence ATGTCGCTGCATCAGGAGCGCAAGTCGGAGCTGGTGACGAAGTTCAGGACCCACGAGTCTGACACCGGGTCCCCCGAGGTGCAGGTGGCGCTGCTGTCCGAGCGCATCAACATGCTCACCGAGCACTTCAAGACGCACAAGAAGGACCACCACTCCCGCCGCGGTCTGCTGAAGCTGGTCGGTCAGCGTCGTCGGCTTCTGGACTACCTGAAGTCGAAGGACGTCACCCGCTACAAGAAGCTCATCGAGGGCCTCGGCATACGCAAGTAG
- the pnp gene encoding polyribonucleotide nucleotidyltransferase encodes MLKKSVKIGESELSIETGRLAKQADGSVVVRYGDTMLLVTAVSAREKKDIDFLPLTVEYQEKLYSAGRIPGSYFKREGRLTEKETLASRIVDRSMRPLFPEGYAYETQIIASVISADPENEGDVHGITGASAALWVSDIPFDGPLAGIRVGRVGGQLVANPTAKQREQSDLDLVMAVSRKAIVMVEGGAEEVSEPDMVAALEFGFQSAQPALDLQDELRRALNKQVRSFDKPASVDEGLRGKVRELAMDGIKAGYAIKEKGARYESLSKTKKETLAKLKEQLAEAYSPLVEKHAKQVVEDLKYEHMREMTVNGGRIGDRGHDVVRTITCEVGVLPRTHGSAVFTRGETQALVVATLGTSEDEQRLEMLGGMSFKRFMLHYNFPPFSVNETKPLRGPGRREIGHGALAERALRNMVPKSESFPYTVRLVSDILESNGSSSMASVCGGTLALMDAGVPIKSPVAGIAMGLVKEGEKIAILSDILGDEDHLGDMDFKVCGTTKGITSIQMDIKITGLTTEIMSRALEQARQGRIHILEEMLKTLAQPRKEISQYAPRITTIQIRPEFIKNVIGPGGKVIKDIIARTGAAINIEDSGRVDIASANGEAVKAAIAMIQALTREAEIGKIYTGTVRKIAEFGAFVELFPGTDGLIHISELSDKRVKSVSDVLKEGDEVLVKVVSIDKTGKIRLSRKEAMAERAAAQQGAADAVAAQPSPEATQPNAKA; translated from the coding sequence ATGCTGAAGAAGAGCGTCAAGATTGGCGAGAGCGAGCTGAGCATCGAGACGGGCCGTCTGGCCAAGCAGGCCGATGGCTCCGTGGTGGTCCGCTATGGCGACACCATGCTGCTCGTGACGGCGGTGAGCGCGCGGGAGAAGAAGGACATCGACTTCCTGCCGCTGACGGTGGAGTACCAGGAGAAGCTGTACTCGGCGGGTCGCATCCCCGGCAGCTACTTCAAGCGCGAGGGCCGGCTGACGGAGAAGGAGACGCTGGCCAGCCGCATCGTGGACCGCTCCATGCGTCCGCTGTTCCCGGAAGGCTACGCGTACGAGACGCAGATCATCGCCAGCGTCATCTCCGCGGACCCGGAGAACGAGGGGGACGTGCACGGCATCACCGGCGCCTCCGCGGCGCTGTGGGTGTCGGACATCCCGTTCGACGGCCCCCTCGCCGGCATCCGCGTGGGCCGCGTGGGCGGTCAGCTGGTGGCCAACCCCACCGCGAAGCAGCGTGAGCAGAGTGATTTGGACCTGGTCATGGCGGTCAGCCGCAAGGCCATCGTCATGGTGGAGGGTGGCGCGGAGGAGGTCTCCGAGCCCGACATGGTCGCGGCGCTGGAGTTCGGCTTCCAGTCCGCCCAGCCCGCGCTGGACCTGCAGGACGAGCTGCGCCGCGCGCTGAACAAGCAGGTGCGCTCGTTCGACAAGCCGGCCTCCGTGGACGAGGGCCTGCGCGGCAAGGTGCGCGAGCTGGCGATGGACGGCATCAAGGCCGGCTACGCCATCAAGGAGAAGGGCGCGCGCTACGAGTCGCTCTCCAAGACGAAGAAGGAGACGCTCGCCAAGCTCAAGGAGCAGCTCGCGGAGGCCTACTCGCCGCTGGTGGAGAAGCACGCCAAGCAGGTGGTGGAAGACCTCAAGTACGAGCACATGCGCGAGATGACGGTCAACGGTGGCCGCATCGGCGACCGTGGCCACGACGTGGTCCGCACGATCACGTGTGAAGTGGGCGTGCTCCCGCGCACCCACGGCAGCGCGGTGTTCACCCGCGGCGAGACGCAGGCGCTCGTGGTGGCGACGCTGGGCACCAGCGAGGACGAGCAGCGCCTGGAGATGCTCGGAGGCATGTCCTTCAAGCGCTTCATGCTGCACTACAACTTCCCCCCGTTCAGCGTGAACGAGACCAAGCCGCTGCGCGGCCCGGGCCGCCGTGAAATCGGCCACGGCGCGCTGGCGGAGCGCGCGCTGCGCAACATGGTGCCCAAGAGCGAGTCGTTCCCGTACACGGTGCGCCTCGTCTCGGACATCCTCGAGTCCAACGGCTCCTCGTCCATGGCCTCGGTGTGCGGTGGCACGCTGGCGCTGATGGACGCGGGCGTCCCCATCAAGTCGCCGGTCGCCGGCATCGCCATGGGCCTGGTGAAGGAGGGCGAGAAGATCGCCATCCTGTCGGACATCCTCGGTGACGAGGACCACCTGGGCGACATGGACTTCAAGGTGTGCGGCACCACCAAGGGCATCACCTCCATCCAGATGGACATCAAGATCACCGGCCTCACCACGGAGATCATGAGCCGGGCGCTGGAGCAGGCGCGTCAGGGCCGCATCCACATCCTGGAGGAGATGCTCAAGACGCTGGCGCAGCCGCGCAAGGAGATCAGCCAGTACGCTCCTCGCATCACCACCATCCAGATTCGCCCCGAGTTCATCAAGAACGTCATCGGGCCGGGCGGCAAGGTCATCAAGGACATCATCGCGCGCACCGGCGCGGCGATTAACATCGAGGACTCCGGCCGGGTGGACATCGCCAGCGCGAACGGCGAGGCCGTGAAGGCCGCCATCGCGATGATCCAGGCGCTGACCCGCGAGGCGGAGATCGGGAAGATCTACACGGGCACGGTGCGGAAGATCGCCGAGTTCGGCGCCTTCGTGGAGCTGTTCCCGGGCACCGACGGCCTCATCCACATCTCCGAGCTGTCCGACAAGCGCGTCAAGAGCGTCTCCGACGTGCTGAAGGAGGGCGACGAGGTGCTGGTGAAGGTGGTCAGCATCGACAAGACGGGCAAGATCCGCCTGTCGCGCAAGGAGGCGATGGCGGAGCGCGCGGCGGCCCAGCAGGGCGCGGCCGACGCGGTCGCCGCCCAGCCGTCTCCCGAGGCCACGCAGCCCAACGCCAAGGCGTGA
- a CDS encoding M23 family metallopeptidase: MFPRQARGLLDFVMAVLCVWTAYHHTPAGALVRKASAWAFSTKSTARPLLAYYDGVTGTSLAAPVLAPEISIVRPLTDAEALAWGTHLALKGLDARAREPSAALAQELGIPMTTLLDPVEGPRAARRLHAALAGDFPREEARLAALFVGRVPARYAVERVEAEGSAPTLESLSRQLPPGFEGASVGAAQALALATTFGLGWPVHESARVTSPFGERNHPVLGTRKMHTGVDLGVPVGTEVSAVAEAVVRRASEDSVNGRVLVLDHGRGVTTAYCHNSELLVRVGDKVTRGQLIARSGNTGRSTGPHLHYQLELASRPVDPLKFRATVRAMSQDTAP, encoded by the coding sequence ATGTTTCCGCGCCAGGCCCGAGGACTGCTGGACTTCGTGATGGCGGTGCTGTGCGTGTGGACGGCGTACCACCACACGCCCGCGGGCGCGCTGGTGCGCAAGGCCTCCGCGTGGGCCTTCTCCACGAAGAGCACCGCCCGCCCGCTGCTCGCGTACTACGACGGCGTCACGGGCACGTCGCTGGCGGCGCCAGTGCTCGCGCCCGAAATCTCCATCGTGCGCCCGCTGACGGATGCAGAGGCCCTGGCGTGGGGCACGCACCTCGCGCTGAAGGGGCTGGATGCGCGGGCACGCGAGCCCTCGGCGGCGCTGGCCCAGGAGCTGGGCATCCCGATGACGACGCTGTTGGACCCGGTCGAGGGTCCCCGCGCCGCGCGCAGGCTTCATGCGGCGCTGGCGGGTGACTTCCCCCGGGAGGAGGCGCGGCTCGCGGCCCTCTTCGTCGGACGCGTCCCCGCGCGCTATGCCGTGGAGCGCGTGGAGGCGGAGGGGAGCGCTCCGACGCTGGAGTCGCTGAGCCGCCAACTGCCTCCCGGCTTCGAGGGCGCGTCCGTCGGCGCGGCGCAGGCCTTGGCCCTGGCCACGACGTTCGGCCTGGGCTGGCCCGTGCACGAGAGCGCCCGGGTGACGAGTCCCTTTGGCGAGCGCAACCACCCGGTGCTGGGCACCCGGAAGATGCACACGGGCGTGGACCTGGGCGTGCCCGTCGGCACGGAGGTCTCGGCGGTGGCCGAGGCCGTGGTGCGGCGCGCGAGCGAGGACTCGGTGAATGGCCGCGTCCTCGTCCTGGACCACGGGCGCGGGGTGACGACGGCGTACTGCCACAACTCGGAGCTGCTGGTGCGGGTGGGGGACAAGGTGACGCGGGGGCAGCTCATCGCCCGCTCTGGCAACACCGGGCGCTCCACCGGGCCTCATCTCCACTATCAGCTCGAGCTGGCCTCCCGTCCCGTGGACCCGCTCAAGTTCCGCGCGACGGTGCGCGCCATGTCCCAGGACACCGCGCCCTGA
- the dut gene encoding dUTP diphosphatase encodes MVSPLIVQVRRVRAHPEPLPLPRYETELAAGLDLRADIDGERVLGPLERMAVPTGLALGLPPGYEGQVRPRSGLALRHGVTLLNAPGTVDADYRGEVQVILVNLSNEPFTLRRGDRVAQLVVAPVTTVSLSEVEVLDATARGGNGFGSTGR; translated from the coding sequence ATGGTCTCGCCCTTGATTGTTCAGGTGCGCCGTGTGCGGGCGCACCCGGAGCCCTTGCCGCTTCCCCGCTATGAGACGGAGCTCGCCGCCGGGCTGGACCTGCGCGCCGACATCGACGGGGAGCGGGTGCTCGGGCCCCTGGAGCGGATGGCGGTCCCCACGGGGCTCGCGCTGGGGTTGCCCCCCGGTTACGAGGGGCAGGTGCGGCCCCGCTCCGGGCTGGCGCTGCGCCACGGGGTGACGCTGCTCAACGCGCCGGGGACGGTGGACGCGGACTACCGGGGGGAGGTGCAGGTCATCCTGGTCAACCTCTCCAACGAGCCCTTCACCCTGCGTCGGGGCGACCGGGTGGCCCAACTGGTGGTGGCGCCGGTGACCACCGTCAGTCTCTCGGAAGTCGAGGTCCTCGACGCGACGGCGCGGGGCGGAAATGGTTTCGGCTCCACCGGCCGGTAG